The DNA region ggaacagtcgaaaacactttatgaaagctgtaattcatgatcaaagtgctgataggccgataatagaaataggctgaaaaagggtatggtTCCCCATGTTAGGCACCGCGAGCGTATCGCAATTTTAGAATAAGCAAATTTCACACACTGATGTAATGTTGGGAAGAATAGAGTTGGGTTTTTGGATGTGATTTAGCTTTTGTCTCGCCTTTATTTTGCACCGCACTTGTCTTGAGCTTACGGAGTGTCGCCTCCCAGTTTAAACCGGAACAAAATGGCCCCTAACaatgagtttgtaaaaaataaatattctttttttttaattatagtttttacaaaatatccaaatttaaaTGTACTTTCAGtagaaaaaatcatataaaatctgaaaacgtttgattcgtgcttcgaagtAAGTTTAAAATGCTATATGAAGCTATAATTCTatgaacaaaactagttttaacaaatttcaggtaaaactctgacattttaacaattttacctaaaatttacatgtaatttgataaaaacagtttataaattttgtttacttaATAAAccattgatatatttttttttcttctaaaacttTACTAGTAGCAACTTAAGTGATTgccgtaaaaataaaattttaacacctttaatctgattttaacaagataAACTATGACTTtagaattccggggtgactttgataccCCGGAATTCtatataagaattttaaacgcaactattttttttaaacacaataaaaaaaactttttaaataaaattagggCATGGACTTTTGTGGCCTATCACATgtttgttgtttaaaaaataacaattttgagaagaaccataccatttggaaattttgccacaaatgaattgaaatgtcattgcattgattttttttatttcatgaattATTAAGTATTTTGTAAGCTACATCCCGTAGTATTATACTTTTTGCAAAATAgtcattcaaataaaacaaaacaaaaataaagatattgatcttaaatttatcaatttttcaattaataaaattttgggTTTTGAAATTGTTTCGATTTAGCTTTTGCTTTCATAAACTTCAGACATCAGAAAAATCATTCATTTAACAAAcaatcaattcaaaaaaaatcaaattttaacttCTAGCAATTGTTGTGAAACATTTACTTTTCCTATCATTAACGAATTGGTGCAAAGTTCCTTCCACAATTCGCCacattttcatactttttcttgaaattaaatttttgttgtgaaaactgaaaaatcgatttctcataaaaatttgataaaatttctgAATATATGGGTACTAATACAAGTCCAATGACTCGAACTAGTCGAGTTATTCAACCTTTTCCAACTATTTTCCATGGTTCTGGTCTTTACTACCCCTTTTTTTCTTATTCTTATCAATACGTATTATGTTTTTATAcagaatttttgagttttctcatacattattaattttttttattgttttcatgttaaaaacaatgaaatacTAATAATAATTGCTGAAAATAAAGCTAGCGCTATCCCTTTGCATATAACGCCACGGGTATTTTACTTTAGATGCAAATCACCATTAaacgaaattttcattttttttgcgtttttgaaaCCATTTCGAGACAGGAGCATTCAAAAAGACCCAAAAAGCAAATATGgacaattttgtttattggaccttctaaaaaaactgaaatggtGAAATGGCCTATTTATCatcactagggttagtgaaatttcacgatttcgcggacagcgtgaaatccgcgaaatttggctttttccgcgaaatcccgtgaaattttatgtttgtgtaaaattgttacggtttttctcaaaataatttatcaggctcgaaaaggaataaaaataatcttatcaactactgtagaattaagcaagtgaataccctggtttaTTTACTATTACAGGGtgggtggtttttgacaatttcgtggATGgggtgaaattcgtgaaatttatcaattttcttaaacattttttttaaataaactacttaataaatatttcatccaaaaagactattcaattaaattttattagttttcaattaaaaagcttgaaaatatatgtatgtcaagttgatatgaaccattagaaaaaaaacgttcagattgttgagtttttttagaaactaactaaatttagtaatatatTCATTCGCTGTTCtaaaaattttactgctatatatagttttgaaagaaatcaaatgaatcaagatttgttttattcaaaataaaatgaagagtattcattttattttgaataaaaagtcTGGAatcacactttaaaaaaatatcaaatttgtttttgcctgtttacttttaacgatatttttttaattgggtggatgattcccgaGAAAGttaaaaatactacttttttgttttctcatttagaataaaaatttcgatttagttgaaaattatataatatttgcaaattgattttaaatttagtttttgaaaagtgagctaaaatccttaaaaaatttgtttaatgggctaaatgtcgcagaaaattcaatcaattttactcattttgactggacaagattgttaaatcttgctttgatatgaaatgcaataaaatgtaaaatgatataaTAGAAGCAAATCGgcgaaaaaatgtaagatttattagtcgaatattaaaaagtaGTTCTAaaaatgagaatacgcgtgccctacctttttttaatatgtatagagcccatccataaaccaggaggatttttttttgaaaatcagaagatttttttgtgtcgcattcaaatttagtgaaattttttttttagtttattgaagaataatatataattaagcataaaaaatagtttctgtgatttgaacaaaggattttcagagttattttaacatttttcaagttccgcgaaatttgcgtgaaatttggtgttttaaaattgaggtcctcgtgaaatttgcaattttcgagcgtgaaaaatcactaagcctaatcatCACCAAAAacaacagtgctgaaaagttcattcTAGAATTCGtttgaatgctgaaaagttcattcTAGAATTCGtttgaatgctgaaaagttcattcTAGAATTCGtttgaatgctgaaaagttcatttttcagcAGTTATATCGAAAAATAATATAAGACCCTGTTTTGGTGTTTGAGTTGGCTAGATACACGGACATCAAACTAAAGCGGGGAAACAAAAGTTTTTCCAAAATCCTGTTTAAAATAAtatgttttataaatttgaaccgaatgaaattgttcaaaagttttCATTACTCATTTAGttcataaattgaaaaataataaaaaaagaattttaacctTCATCTTTCCGGTACGAGAATTAAACTCACGACCACTGGATTTGAAATCCAGTACGCCGTTAATCAATACCCATCCCCAGCTTGGCAGTCTTCCAAGTGAGCATTTTTATTCTTTGAAGGGAAACTGACTTTGAATAGAATTGATACCATATTtgtaattccatttgaaaactaCTTCACATGCAATAAcgtttatttttcctttttaaatcaattttgaacaaGTTCGATTTTCTTCTGAAAACCTGTGCAAAACAAAAGCAGACGCACTTTGTGGTTGACCCTCGTCGTTGTATGATCAATAGCAGAGACTCGCCCCGCCAAAAATGAACGGTCGTTGCGACCGTCTCGTGCACTGACTCTGTTTGTTCGTTTACGTGATTTTACTCCATCAATCACGGAAATACGGTACCTACCGTACACGTTCGGGGGTGGACCAATTGATTGGTTTGGTTCCTCCGCCAAACGGGGGGAAAATTAATggaaaacaaagaaacaaaaggAAAAACGGTTTGGAGACGACACCCCAAATCGATTACACCCTCGCCAACAAGTGACGCAATTTCGGATAAACAAATGGCTGATGATTACTTTCTTTCCTTCTCTTTCAGGTGAAGGATGCGTGGAGAAACCACTCGCGACATTGTGGCGAAATTACACCCAAAACAGCAAACCGGACGTGATGATGAAGCTGTGCCTGTGTCCTTCCGGCCTGAAGGCGACGACGCGGCAGCACGGCCTCACCGAGTACTGGTCCCACCGGATAACGTACTGCACCGCGCCAAAGAACTACCCGCGGGTCTTCTGTTGGATCTACCGGCACGAGGGCCGCAAGCTGAAGCACGAGTTCCGATGCCACGCCGTCATCTGCACCAAAGAGTCCGTCGCGCAGGACATTAGCACGGTGCTGAAGGTGGGTGAtttaaaagacaaaaagacaaaaagacaaaaagacaaaaagacaaaaagacaaaaagacacaaatctaattctctctctctcatttTAGGAAAACCTCACCAAAGCCCTGCAGGAGTTCAAGCGGGACAAGCTGAACCGCCAGAACGCCCGCCTCAGTCTGGCCAACAGCGTGTACGACAACCCGAGCATGCCCCGCCGCAAGATCATGCTGAGCGTCGGCTCGAACAACTACCGGCCACCGCTCGAGCGCTCCAAGTCCGCCCCCAAGCTGATGGCGATCGAGGAGATGATtggcgaggaggaggaggacgacgaACGACCGGCTGTTACGGTTGCACCGTCGCGCGTTGCGAAGACCGAAGAGTTCCGTGCGTGCTGCCGCGAGGACGCGCTGTTCCCGTCGACGACGCTGGGCCGGCGGAGATGCCGCCGGGGGCACTCAATTCGGCGCGGCCGGTTGCGGAACTCGTTCAAGTCGCCGAAGGCTGTGGAAGCGAAGGTACCGCTGAAGAACGAGAACGTGGTGCAGGACAGTCCGATGACCAAGTCGGTGGACTCGATACTGGACACGATcaagcaggaggaggaggacgagggGGAGGTTGTTGGGGAAGGAGAGGGGGATGTGAAGGTTGGTCGGCACTCGGACTCGTCCGAGGATGACTTTGAGGCGTTCTTGCTCAACTACAATTACAATTCCAAAGAACCGCTGTCGACGGAGTTGATTTCGTACCTGGATACGAAGCTGAGTCCGAAGGTGGTGGCGAGTATGCACGATCTGAGCAATAGTCAGCGGTCGGAAGAGGGCGAACCTAGCAGAAGGTTGGAACCGTCGCGGTACGCGTTGAGTTTAGACGACCTGGATAATTACGAGGAAGACGAGCACGACCACGAAAACACCGAAGACGAGGTGTTCTTCAACCAGGATGAAGTGCTGGAAATGCTTCGCAGTGCAGCGGAGTCCGCCAACAACTTCATCGCCGGCGAAAAATCCGACCTGATGAGTCTCCTCCAAGAAGCGCCCAGCGGCGAAGACGACACCGCTCCTCCATCGCTGCTCTGCGTAACGAACAAAATCAACGGCAACTCCGACAGCGACGAAGGTTCCATCTCCAGCGGGTGTGAAACGTCCAGTACAGTTACCACCAACACGGACGAATCCGCCGCAGTTCTCATCAAACCGTGTTCCGTGCTCGAACGGGTACGCTCCTTCGAGCAGCTCGCCGAACATCAGGTCATCCACGAACCGCTCGGCGAAAAGACTCCGCTCGGCAGCAAGCTGAACTCCGAGCAGCTCTTCAAGCGCAGCATCACATTCCCGGCGCCCGGCGTCAAAACGAGCTTCCTCCTCCCCGTAACGACCTCCACCATCGTCCACCACGAGGCCGAATCGCCAAACTCCACCCGACCAAACTCCTCCAACTCTGGTGGCGGTCCGTCGAGCCGTCGGCTCAAATCGACGGTGGCCGCCATCAACACCGAGCTCATCAACCACCTGCAGGCGATCGACTCCGACTCGGACCTCAGTGACGAGTCCGGCTACGTCGAGTTCCAGGAGCATCACGGCGCTGCGACCGCCAAGTCCGTCAAGGCTTGAGCACGTGGCGGGTGAGCTGCTCCAGTACGGTTCCGGGTACAAAAGATCTAGTGATTTAGCTTTACCACACTAATAAATTCActaaattgtttctttttttatgttgttgatttttgttAGGCGCAGAAATGCTCGCATCACAGCAAAGAATTACTATTCTTAggacacaaaatcacacaaacacacacagcaaAAATCCAGGCAAAATATTGTTTAGCGTACTAACTATTAGCGATGACAATGAGGACGTGaaaacacacacagacacatacCAAATAATTTATTGTACTAACAGTATGGTTTAAATCGTTAGTCGTTAGGTTGCGCTAGTTAGACGAAACAAGATTATTGAAAGGCAAATCTAGAGATCCTTGGAAGGGAGTTATGATATTTGTAGCATCCAAGTGACGAAAGTTTGCACATCACAACAAAAACACATAGACAAAAGCGGGGGGTAAAGTTAATATATAAAAAGGAAACCAGAACTAGAATAACTCTTTGTAAAAGTCCGACAGGTACCTATCAAACCCTACATAAATGCAGCAGTATAAACTGTTGATGAATCTCCGTTGAAACAAACACACCGCGTTGCGCTCGTacaatttgttttataaaacaaaaccGAACAGAAAACCCTTACCCAAGCAAAAGAACCAAAACACTGATGTTGAcaaaaagaaaagaagaagTATAATCCGGAACAAAAGAAGAATTATATAAAAGTATAAGCATACAAAACAATCAGAAGGACTTAAATTTGTAAACTGTGAAATTATTCTAACAGAAGAGATGAATTATATACATACTTAGTGACACAGGCACACATACACGCAAAAAACGTGCATAAATATAGACGGCTATATTTATTTGAAGATGATATTATTGAATGTTTCAAACCTTAAGAGCCATATTTTCGCTAGGGGGCACggctttgttctagaggtcgtattgatgagctccgattttgatgaaacttgcaGCGTTTGTTGGTCTCTATAAAAGATaatctcatgccaaatatgagccctctacgatgcggggaagtgaggtaaaatatcaattcaaaattttacaaaaatgttccaaataaataggccaaatttttaaaatgctcaTAACTCAAGTTTGGCAATACGTAAACCTGCTCGCTTGGTTTCATTCGAAAGGTTTTCACATGCACTACAACTTCGACTTTTAATCACATCTGTCGGATTCTTACTTTCAGAGATATTTATTAATTACTGGAAAgtcgtgatttttttcaaaactgtcgTATCTTTCTCAAAAACGTAGATACCACCATACCCTATGTGGCGAAATTGAGGCATGGCTTGTACTCTAAGTCTacaataataactttttggtaCCTCCGATTGtggtgaaaaaatcaataattctttgaaaatccatttttttaaattaaatgttacaATTCCATCAAACCCAAAACAATGATTCGAtatgaaattgtttttgttgagTCTCAATTTCATCACTGAATATGTTTTATACGCTGGAGATGTTAAATATGGCATaatttgacatatctttcagCTTTTTATGCAAAACTTATTCCAAtctgtattgaaaaaaaaaagcttgtgAATACAAGCTGAAACTATTTCAAAAACTATTATCTTTATTGCTGTTGTTACATTGAATTTCATAACCAATTCATGACTTTTTGGAGATATTTTAATAAAGGATAGggtgagaaaataaaaatgagtaaaattaaattgaaaatggatgtgaATGTCATTTCTCATTATGAAAAAACGGCTCGCAAAGATGATCACAAAATGAACGCCAAAAAACagatgaaactaaaaaaaatcaaactatctAAACGTTTATATCCGATGCAGGATGTGGTGTATAAACTTTCAGcagatatttttgttgaaaatcaaCCATTAGCATTGGTGACAACACAAGTTTTAATGAATCCAGTATTTTATATTATAGCAAAGGTTGGTGTATTAGTAATTAGAAAACTCAACGCTTTAACCCCAATATAAAGCAGTACATGTTGGAATTATTTAGTCTTGGGGAATTAACAGGTAAAAAATTCACTGCTGCTGAAGAAAAGAGATTGttgagacatttttgaaaagaatgattgcaaatcaactgaacGCGTatacaatacatttttttactattttttcattggaatttttaaattctgacaTGTAATTTC from Culex quinquefasciatus strain JHB chromosome 3, VPISU_Cqui_1.0_pri_paternal, whole genome shotgun sequence includes:
- the LOC6053341 gene encoding uncharacterized protein LOC6053341, giving the protein MTSNGGPPPEAAGRDEVDFVLKVQPTEPEACLGCTKNQKLDKFNIFALRRRPKSDPGTGTIAKHAQQRAAAEVPAPADPAKKKKSRFVKSASIARIFGNNYNTKKFEQQQEEGSGALLKLQQQFRRGFLGAERFQKKDTAAASASAEQQEPKIGDACYVNDSESGPRAIRSITRGLGRLLRRNSHSIEISRPDPEYKVSYLGNVLTGWAKGEGCVEKPLATLWRNYTQNSKPDVMMKLCLCPSGLKATTRQHGLTEYWSHRITYCTAPKNYPRVFCWIYRHEGRKLKHEFRCHAVICTKESVAQDISTVLKENLTKALQEFKRDKLNRQNARLSLANSVYDNPSMPRRKIMLSVGSNNYRPPLERSKSAPKLMAIEEMIGEEEEDDERPAVTVAPSRVAKTEEFRACCREDALFPSTTLGRRRCRRGHSIRRGRLRNSFKSPKAVEAKVPLKNENVVQDSPMTKSVDSILDTIKQEEEDEGEVVGEGEGDVKVGRHSDSSEDDFEAFLLNYNYNSKEPLSTELISYLDTKLSPKVVASMHDLSNSQRSEEGEPSRRLEPSRYALSLDDLDNYEEDEHDHENTEDEVFFNQDEVLEMLRSAAESANNFIAGEKSDLMSLLQEAPSGEDDTAPPSLLCVTNKINGNSDSDEGSISSGCETSSTVTTNTDESAAVLIKPCSVLERVRSFEQLAEHQVIHEPLGEKTPLGSKLNSEQLFKRSITFPAPGVKTSFLLPVTTSTIVHHEAESPNSTRPNSSNSGGGPSSRRLKSTVAAINTELINHLQAIDSDSDLSDESGYVEFQEHHGAATAKSVKA